One window of the Streptomyces asoensis genome contains the following:
- a CDS encoding condensation domain-containing protein: MKTTTGPRHPALPLSSRQELCWEWERCHGKPYPAVVSIDCSTALRLLGPLDAGALREAFAEVTLHHDALRLRLDEPPERAADVVRPHQTLRATPLPLEEALLPARPYPLLVDLSTRPFDVTEALGRAYLLRAAPDHHVLLTCFHHLVFDAASHRLFLSDLAHAYNRRVAAGVPLRPAFSYLDLIRAESTRQALDDRAARLAARAALLQTYGAGDLLPGRTAGPPALRHRYDEEPLDFSTEQTRQLLHAARAARVSLYSLLTAAFASALGHHFGRERMILSTPSHGRLRPEHRTAVGDFANMVQIPVDVSQDGGHRLLRQTHEAVREASATVDLPFGLLAETVLGRSGDAGFFRYALGHAALRLHGVTGWALDRQRDDATPMHAMRTDVMPISQDSSRLTYATRQASDAAAATLALSLTMTQDARLSGALRHERAYHGPHTARSILHHLRERLGALSGSAGT, encoded by the coding sequence ATGAAAACGACCACCGGTCCCCGGCACCCGGCACTTCCGCTCTCCTCGCGCCAGGAATTGTGCTGGGAGTGGGAGCGCTGCCACGGCAAGCCCTATCCTGCGGTGGTCTCGATCGACTGCTCGACCGCCCTGCGGCTCCTGGGGCCGCTGGACGCCGGCGCGCTGCGGGAGGCCTTCGCCGAGGTCACACTCCACCACGACGCCCTGCGCCTGCGGCTGGACGAGCCGCCGGAGCGGGCCGCCGACGTCGTCCGGCCCCACCAGACGCTTCGCGCCACGCCCCTGCCGCTGGAGGAGGCCCTGCTGCCCGCGCGGCCGTACCCGCTCCTGGTGGACCTCAGCACCCGCCCCTTCGACGTCACCGAAGCCCTGGGACGCGCCTACCTGCTGCGCGCGGCCCCCGACCACCACGTCCTGCTCACCTGCTTCCACCACCTGGTGTTCGACGCGGCCAGCCACCGCCTCTTCCTCAGCGACCTGGCCCACGCATACAACCGGAGGGTGGCCGCCGGGGTACCGCTGCGGCCCGCCTTCTCCTACCTCGACCTCATCCGCGCCGAGTCCACCCGCCAGGCCCTGGACGACCGCGCAGCCCGCCTGGCCGCCCGGGCCGCGCTGTTACAGACGTACGGCGCCGGGGACCTGCTGCCAGGCCGTACCGCCGGGCCCCCCGCGCTGCGCCACCGCTACGACGAGGAACCCCTCGACTTCTCCACCGAGCAGACCCGGCAACTTCTGCACGCGGCCCGGGCCGCCAGGGTCTCCCTGTACTCGCTGCTGACCGCGGCGTTCGCCAGCGCCCTCGGCCATCACTTCGGCCGGGAAAGGATGATCCTCTCCACGCCGTCCCACGGCCGGCTGCGGCCCGAACACCGCACCGCCGTCGGTGACTTCGCCAACATGGTGCAGATCCCGGTGGACGTGTCGCAGGACGGCGGGCACCGGCTGCTGCGGCAGACGCACGAGGCCGTCCGCGAGGCCTCGGCCACCGTCGACCTGCCGTTCGGGCTGCTCGCCGAGACCGTGCTGGGCCGCAGCGGCGACGCCGGCTTCTTTCGGTACGCCCTCGGGCACGCCGCGCTGCGCCTGCACGGGGTGACCGGCTGGGCCCTGGACCGGCAGCGCGACGACGCCACCCCGATGCACGCGATGCGCACCGACGTCATGCCCATAAGCCAGGACTCTTCCCGTTTGACCTACGCCACCCGCCAGGCGTCCGACGCGGCGGCGGCCACGCTCGCGCTCAGTCTCACCATGACGCAGGACGCCCGCCTGTCCGGGGCACTGCGCCACGAGAGGGCCTACCACGGCCCGCACACCGCACGCTCGATCCTGCACCACCTCCGTGAACGCCTGGGCGCACTGTCCGGCTCGGCCGGGACGTGA
- a CDS encoding helicase associated domain-containing protein — translation MTGQRARRLEQLGMVWDAADAAFEENLAACRAYFEQHFTLCAPRTAVALGKPVGQFVSNLRRPGVLDRHPERAAALAAIDCDWNPAWPVTWQRHYAAVRELLRDEGGQTEVQPGVTVSGLDVGAWLARQRQPAVWQALADGQRERLEQLGIAPLSAAREAPAKPLKGGAGAFERGAGALVQYKARTGSVAVPRAHRERLEDGTEVRLGVWRSNMRSRRASLSDAQRQQLADLGLFD, via the coding sequence ATGACCGGCCAGCGCGCCCGGCGGCTGGAGCAGCTCGGCATGGTCTGGGACGCCGCTGATGCGGCTTTCGAGGAGAACCTTGCTGCCTGCCGTGCCTACTTCGAGCAGCACTTCACTCTCTGTGCGCCGCGTACAGCCGTCGCTCTCGGCAAGCCCGTCGGACAGTTTGTATCCAATCTGCGCAGGCCAGGTGTGTTGGACAGGCATCCTGAACGCGCCGCGGCGCTGGCCGCGATCGATTGCGACTGGAACCCGGCCTGGCCTGTCACCTGGCAGCGCCACTACGCGGCCGTCCGCGAACTCCTGCGCGACGAGGGCGGCCAGACCGAGGTGCAGCCCGGCGTGACCGTCAGCGGGTTGGACGTCGGGGCATGGCTCGCCAGGCAGCGTCAGCCGGCCGTCTGGCAGGCCTTGGCAGACGGGCAGCGGGAGCGTTTGGAGCAGCTCGGCATCGCGCCCCTGTCCGCGGCCCGGGAGGCACCTGCCAAGCCGCTCAAGGGTGGCGCTGGGGCGTTCGAGCGGGGTGCGGGGGCGTTGGTGCAGTACAAGGCGCGTACTGGGTCTGTGGCCGTTCCACGGGCCCACAGAGAGCGGCTGGAGGACGGTACCGAGGTGCGTCTGGGGGTGTGGCGCAGCAATATGCGCAGTCGGCGGGCATCGTTGTCGGATGCGCAGCGCCAGCAGTTGGCGGATCTCGGCCTGTTCGACTGA
- a CDS encoding helix-turn-helix domain-containing protein has translation MRLDKTALAGRAGLGRTIVSQAFQADGPVPSARTVAALAQALKLPVEELLVLRREAARGGVDERPGPGRLIADWEPYDLEIHPAGHSKAVDGSDVPGTRPLPGYVRRDHDRVLDEAVKDVAAGRSRIVILVGTSSTGKTRACWEAVQPLAEKRWRLWHPSTRPLPAQPWKTSTVSSRAPWCG, from the coding sequence ATGCGGCTGGACAAGACGGCTCTGGCCGGACGGGCGGGGCTGGGGCGCACGATCGTGTCGCAGGCATTCCAGGCCGACGGGCCGGTCCCCTCGGCACGGACCGTGGCCGCGCTGGCCCAAGCCTTGAAGCTGCCCGTCGAGGAGTTACTGGTGCTGCGGCGGGAGGCGGCCCGGGGTGGCGTTGACGAACGGCCGGGGCCCGGAAGGTTGATCGCGGACTGGGAACCGTACGATCTAGAGATCCATCCGGCTGGGCACAGCAAGGCGGTTGACGGCTCCGACGTGCCCGGTACCCGGCCGCTGCCCGGGTACGTGCGGCGTGACCATGACCGCGTGCTGGACGAGGCTGTCAAGGATGTGGCGGCCGGCCGCAGTCGGATCGTCATCCTGGTGGGTACCTCGTCGACCGGGAAGACCCGAGCCTGTTGGGAGGCCGTGCAGCCGCTCGCAGAAAAGAGGTGGCGGCTATGGCATCCTTCGACCCGACCCCTGCCGGCGCAGCCCTGGAAGACCTCCACCGTGTCCAGCCGCGCACCGTGGTGTGGCTGA
- the tpg gene encoding telomere-protecting terminal protein Tpg has translation MAEIDDAIERADREAFTRQPPKTLQARINFLIKQLKTTKAVAREIGVSQRSVERYRKGERKHPPQAIAERIDAAVRQRWQPQVRKRRRKQAATTTGITVETRARFGYTAPVGTTDDGRFRRLTVHLPPAYAQRLFNARDTGASDQQMRQIIAEGFKEIYFQDNGARATGLSDVTLNDIDYLDLDY, from the coding sequence GTGGCAGAGATCGACGACGCCATCGAACGAGCCGACCGGGAAGCGTTCACCCGCCAGCCGCCCAAGACACTCCAGGCGCGCATCAACTTCCTGATCAAGCAGCTCAAGACGACCAAAGCCGTCGCACGCGAGATCGGGGTCAGCCAACGGTCGGTGGAGCGCTACCGCAAGGGCGAACGCAAACACCCGCCACAGGCCATCGCCGAACGGATCGACGCCGCCGTACGGCAGCGGTGGCAGCCCCAGGTCCGCAAACGCCGCCGGAAGCAGGCCGCCACCACCACGGGCATCACCGTGGAGACCAGGGCCCGGTTCGGCTACACCGCACCCGTCGGCACCACCGACGACGGACGCTTCCGCCGCCTCACCGTCCATCTCCCCCCGGCCTACGCACAGCGCCTGTTCAACGCCCGCGACACCGGAGCCAGCGACCAGCAGATGCGCCAGATCATCGCCGAAGGATTCAAAGAGATCTACTTCCAGGACAACGGAGCCCGCGCCACGGGACTCTCCGACGTCACCCTCAACGACATCGACTACCTCGACCTCGACTACTAA
- the tap gene encoding telomere-associated protein Tap has protein sequence MASEEELFASVDALLNEEPHLPPPAERARLREAAGITQARLATALKTTTQSVKNWENGRSEPKSPRLDAYQRLLNGWAAKYPAPGTAPTAPVAATVPAASAEPGASRAETADAPAPQASAVPAAAPARPAVRPAAPSRRPATKRAAQPAADPRFPHGPLAVLDGDGCAYGTGGIVLDCPATTVPELVEWTLRESGLGAAKLNRYGKDSDPLIVLTAAAAVKLGLPERLEGHEQRRSLRLPEDHPVVKQVAKAKWRLTQRGFGPWARIYRKAQGRERQCVQFAILSWDALDERSWPGVAEMEPADIARVLGVYATRVITPRGSTAVSGLELMTALRPPTRAVRDEASGNWVPGHNPGSLGTEPMDPAPPEATPEHPVVVDSGWSGGFLNEEAYQWVRPVDLLSDEECTLPFAVGLDLNTAFLAAAARLVVGLSAPDHFVGPTFNPKIPGSWLVDLSHVEVDPRLPSPFTPDGSRPTGPAWYQTHTVAYAQELGHNVAPLEGYLRRGTGAYLDPWHDRLKEAYVDTLADLGVTKELTDVQFLAAMERHKDTDPAMAAVLAAIKATVKGGIGKLRERPQGKKYKEGERWPALQRPTWRPDIRAAVISKARVNMHRKLTNMAKMTGLYPLAVLSDCVVYPSPGDSPLDFLPYAASGKPQPGGFRLGPTPGLAKLEGVQSMLWAVDLMEQGHNPARHIKGGDAVLDEGE, from the coding sequence ATGGCATCTGAGGAAGAGCTGTTCGCGTCGGTCGACGCTCTGTTGAACGAGGAGCCGCACCTGCCGCCTCCGGCGGAGCGTGCCCGGCTGCGTGAAGCTGCCGGCATCACGCAGGCCCGCCTGGCCACCGCGTTGAAGACGACGACCCAGTCGGTGAAGAACTGGGAGAACGGCCGCAGCGAGCCGAAGTCGCCGCGCCTGGATGCCTACCAGCGGCTACTGAACGGGTGGGCGGCGAAGTACCCCGCCCCCGGCACAGCTCCGACAGCTCCGGTTGCCGCGACCGTGCCTGCGGCGTCTGCCGAACCGGGTGCGTCCAGGGCGGAGACGGCAGATGCCCCGGCCCCGCAGGCTTCCGCCGTTCCGGCTGCGGCGCCGGCACGCCCTGCCGTCCGGCCCGCTGCGCCGTCGCGGCGTCCGGCCACGAAGAGGGCGGCGCAGCCCGCAGCAGACCCGCGCTTCCCGCACGGCCCGCTCGCGGTCCTGGACGGTGACGGCTGCGCGTACGGCACGGGCGGGATCGTGCTGGACTGCCCGGCGACCACCGTTCCGGAGTTGGTGGAGTGGACGCTGCGCGAGTCCGGCCTCGGTGCCGCGAAGCTCAACCGCTACGGCAAGGACTCCGACCCGCTGATCGTCCTCACCGCCGCAGCCGCCGTGAAACTCGGACTGCCCGAGCGCTTGGAAGGCCACGAACAGCGCCGCTCCCTGCGCCTGCCCGAGGACCACCCCGTGGTCAAACAGGTGGCCAAGGCGAAGTGGCGGCTCACCCAGCGCGGGTTCGGCCCCTGGGCAAGGATCTACCGCAAGGCCCAGGGCCGCGAGCGGCAGTGCGTGCAGTTCGCGATCCTGTCCTGGGACGCCCTCGACGAGCGGTCCTGGCCCGGGGTGGCGGAGATGGAGCCGGCCGACATCGCCCGCGTCCTCGGCGTGTACGCGACCCGGGTCATCACCCCGCGCGGGTCGACGGCCGTATCGGGGCTGGAGCTGATGACCGCGCTGCGCCCGCCCACCCGCGCGGTGCGCGACGAGGCGAGCGGGAACTGGGTGCCCGGCCACAACCCCGGCAGCCTTGGCACCGAGCCGATGGACCCTGCGCCGCCGGAAGCCACCCCCGAACACCCCGTCGTCGTGGACAGCGGCTGGAGCGGCGGGTTCTTGAACGAGGAGGCGTACCAGTGGGTGCGGCCGGTGGACCTGCTCAGCGATGAAGAGTGCACGCTGCCCTTCGCGGTCGGCCTGGACCTGAACACGGCGTTCCTCGCCGCCGCGGCCCGCCTGGTCGTCGGCCTGTCCGCCCCCGACCACTTCGTGGGCCCGACGTTCAACCCGAAGATCCCCGGGAGCTGGCTGGTCGACCTCTCCCACGTCGAGGTGGACCCGCGCCTGCCCTCGCCGTTCACCCCGGACGGCAGCCGGCCGACGGGACCTGCCTGGTACCAGACACACACCGTCGCCTACGCCCAGGAACTCGGCCACAACGTGGCTCCCCTGGAGGGGTACCTGCGCCGCGGGACCGGCGCGTACCTGGACCCGTGGCACGACCGGCTCAAGGAGGCGTACGTCGACACCCTCGCCGACCTCGGCGTCACCAAGGAGCTCACGGACGTTCAGTTCCTGGCGGCGATGGAGCGGCACAAGGACACCGACCCGGCGATGGCGGCCGTCCTCGCCGCCATCAAGGCCACCGTCAAGGGCGGCATCGGCAAACTGCGCGAACGCCCCCAGGGCAAGAAATACAAGGAAGGCGAACGGTGGCCCGCCCTCCAACGCCCCACCTGGCGCCCCGACATCCGCGCCGCCGTCATCTCCAAAGCACGGGTCAACATGCACCGCAAACTCACCAACATGGCCAAGATGACGGGGCTGTACCCGCTCGCCGTACTCTCCGACTGCGTCGTCTACCCCTCGCCCGGGGACAGCCCGCTCGACTTCCTGCCCTACGCCGCCTCCGGCAAGCCCCAGCCCGGCGGATTCCGCCTCGGACCCACCCCCGGCCTGGCCAAACTCGAAGGCGTCCAGTCGATGCTCTGGGCGGTCGACCTGATGGAACAGGGCCACAACCCCGCCCGCCACATCAAGGGCGGCGACGCCGTCCTCGACGAAGGAGAGTAG